Within the Miscanthus floridulus cultivar M001 chromosome 2, ASM1932011v1, whole genome shotgun sequence genome, the region GTGTAGCTACAGTAACGGCGACACTGTTCACGCGTGAACagtagaggcggctagggttaggaactcccggctcccaggggaagccggaaacaatagatTGTTTCTGCTTAATTATCCAAATGTCTTACAAGCCATATATATAGCTCTCACAAATAAGTGATATATCTAATAAATAGGCTAAATAATAGATAATATGGGCTGTTAGCCCCCTAATACCGGCGCACAAGCTCAGCCACTAATGGGCCTCCGCCTAGTATATGtgacgccggtcataacatctctccccgcctgcgcaaacagctcgtcctcgagctggaagtcggGGAAGTGGTCGCGGAACTCGTCGAGGGTTTCCCACGTAGCGTCGTCTGCAGGGAGGCCATGCCACTGGATCAACACCTGCCACACACCACGGCGCTGAAGCGCACGGAGAGCCCGCGCCGGAGCAGGAAGCAGCCGGCCATCCATGGCCGGAGGGAGACTGGTCGGGGTCGCTGGAGGGTCGCCGCGGTGAGGCTTCAGGAGACCAACATGGAAGACGTCGTGGATGCGGGCGTTCTCAGGCAGCTGGAGGCAGTACGCGACACGGCCAATGCATTCTAGCACCTAGAACGGACCAGCATAGTGAGGACCCAACTTGCGCTTAGCCCGCGGGTCGAGGGACTGTGCGGTGCGGTGGAGGAGGCGCAGCCACACCCAATCGCCCACCTGGAACTCCACATCGCGATGGCCGGCGTCGTAGTACTTTTTGGACAGCTGCTGCGCCTGTAGGAGTCGTTGGCGCACCTCTGCCAGCAGCTCATCACGGTCGCGGAGAAGGCTATCGACGGCGTCGGTCCTCGCCGACCCCTGCCTGTATGGCAGAATAGGCGGAGGAGGGCGGCCGTAGACCACCTCAAAGGGAGTCATCCGAAGGGCCGTGTGGAAGGAGGTATTGTAGCAATACTCCGCCCACGACAGCCAGTCCACCCACGCCCTTGGCCGGTCACCTGTAACACAACGGAGATACATGGCAATCACCTTGTTGACCACCTCCGACTGGCCGTCGGTCTGAGGATGAAAGGCGGTGCTCATGCGAAGCTTGACGCCCGCCATCTGGAAGAGATCCCGCCAGACATGGCCAGTGAACACGGGGTCCCGATCACTGACGATCGACGAAGGGAATCCGTGGAGCCGGACGACGTTGTCGAAGAAGGCGCGAGCGACGGAGGTAGCCGTGTAGGGGTGCCCAAGCGCAATAAAATGCGCGTACTTGGAGAAGCGGTCGATGACGGTGAGGATGACGGATTTCCCGCCAACCTTGGGCAGCCcttcaatgaaatccatggagatgTCGGCCCAGACTTGGTCAGGCACCTCCAGCGGCTGGAGCAGCCCGGCCGGCTGGAATGCCTTCGTCTTGTTGCGCTGGCACGTCGCGCAAGTGCGCACCCAGTACTGGACTAGGGAGCGATCCCCTGGGATGTAGAAGTCGGCGCGGAGGCGGTGGAGAGTCTTCTGTACACCCTCATGTCCAGCCGCATGGGCCAGCTGCAGGACTTGGTGGCGCAGGTCACCGATGTCGGGTACGAAGATACGTCGGCCATGCAGCAGCAACCCGGCGTCCGCGCGCCATGGCGCCGCCAAGTCGCCCGCGTGTAGGCGATGCAGCAGCTGCTGCGCGTCCGGGGCGTTGGCTGTAGCGCTGCGGACCGCATCCAGGAAGGCGAAGGACGGCCCAGAGATGGCCCTGGCCGCGCCCGTGCCTGCTGCAGCGTCCACAGCCTCGGCGTCACGCCGGGACAGTGCGTCGGCCACGGTGTTGAGGTGGCCCGGGCGATATTCCACCGCGAAGTCAAAGCCGAAAAGCTTGCTGAGCCACTAATGCTGGGGAACTGTGGACAAGCGCTGGTCAAGCAAAAATTTAAGACTGTAATGATCAGTACGGACCAAAAAGTGACGCCCCCACAAATACGGTCGCCAATGACGAACGGCTTGCACCAGCCCGATGAGTTCGCGCTCATAAGCCGCAAGCTTGAGATGGCGGACAGCGAAAGGCCGGCTGCAGTAGGCGAGGGGTCCAGCGCCCTGGTGAAGGACGGCACCAAACCCCACACCCGACGCGTCGCAATCCACGACGAAGAGCCTGTCGAAGTCAGGCATCTGCAGAACTGGCCCCGTAGTGAGGGCGGTCTTGAGTGCCTCAAACGCCGTGGTCGCGTCGTCGTCCCAAGCAAACGCGTCTCGCCGCAAGAGACGTGTCAGCGGGGCAGCGATGATGCCGAAATCCTTAATGAACTTCCTGTAGTAGCCTGCGAGGCCTAGGAAGCCTCGGAGACCGCGGGCGGAGCATGGGGTCGGCCACGCATGAACCGCCACGACCTTATCCGCGTCCATGGCCACTCCGTCCTTGGAGATAACATGGCCTAAATAAGCCACGGACGCAGCGCCGAAGGAGCACTTAGAGCGCTTGAGGTGGAGGTTGTGCGCTCGCAGGGCGTGGAGGACGATGTTGACATGTTGCAGGTGTTCGCCCCAGGAGGAACtgtagatcaggatgtcatcaaaaaATACCAGCACAGACCTGCGCAAATACGGCCGGAGGACATCGTTCATCAACGCCTGAAAGGTAGCTGGAGCGTTGGAGAGACCGAACGGCATCACCAAGAACTCGTAGTGGCCATGGTGCGTGCGGAACGCCGTTTTAGCGACGTCGTCGGGGTGCATGCGcacctggtgataaccagagcgCAAATCCAGCTTGGTGAAGAAACGCGCACCATGGAGCTCATCAAGCAGCTCGTCCACCACTGGAATCGGAAACTTGTCCTTGGCGGTCTTGGCATTGAGGGCACGAtagtcgatgcagaagcgccAGGACTTGTCTTGTTTCCGCACCAAGAGAACGGGCGCGGAGAACGGCGAGGTGCTTGGTCGAATGATGCCTTGCGCGAGCATCTCCACACGCTGACGTTCCAGCTCGTCCTTCTGGAGCTAGGGGTAGCGGTAAGGGCGCACCGCCACCGGCGCGGTACCGGGCAGTAGGTGAATGCGGTGGTCGTAGGGGCACACCGGAGGGAGCCCGCGGGGCTCGTCGAAGATGGCACTGTGCTGCTGAAGGAGGCTGTCCAGCAGGGGCAGCGCTGGGTCGGCGGTGACCGCGGCTGTGGCCGAGCGCTGCTGGTCGGTAGGCGTTGCCGAGCCACCCACACCTTGCCAAGTGACTCACCGACCGTCGCGCCAGAACGCCATGGTGAGGGCGGTGCAGTCCCACAAGATGGGTCCCAGCGTCCGAAGGAAGTCGAAACCGAGGATGAAGTCGAACCCGCCGAGGTCTAGACCAACGCACGTAATGATGAAGTCCTCGTCAGCGATGCGGATGGGGACAGCGCGAGCGATCCCCTCGCAGGCTAGGCGGTCACCATTAGCGACCGTGACGCGAAGATCCTCGCCACCGGATGGAGAGAGCCCCAGACGGCGCATGGCAGCACCCTGGAGGAAGTTGTGCGTGGACCCGGTGTCGAGGAGGGCGAGGAAGCGCTCTCCCTTGATGGTGACTGGCACGAGCATGGAGTTTGCCGACCTGATCCCTGCAACAGCATGAAGAGAGACGACGAAAGCATTAGCCCCAGCGAGCTCCGGGGCCGCCGGTTCCTCCAAGTGGACGGCAGCCACAGCAGCGTCATCAGCCGCGATGTCGTCGATGAAGTCGTCGCACTCCACGTAGAACAGGCGCTGGCAGACGTGGCTACGAACATAAGGCTCGTCACAATTAAAACAGAGCCCTTGTCGGCGGCGCTCAGCCATCTCCGCCGGGGTGAGGCGGCGGAACGGACGCGCAGCAGGTGCGTTGGCCGCTGCTGGGCCGACTGCTGGAGGGGGCAGCGCGCCCCCCGGGACTGGAGCCACGCCCGGCGCGCGAGGGAGGGGCGGTAGCCCCTGGCGTTGAGGAGGACGGTTGCCCCGCTGAGGGGCAGGGGGCGCTGGAACGGCCACGCATCGCTCGAACGCCCGAGCCAAGTACATGGCAGATTGTAGGTCCCGCGGCGTGCGCATCTCCACATGCACTTTGATCTGGTCCGGGAGCCCCCCCACGTACGTAACTCCACCTTTTGTCGAGGGGAGAGGTCACGGGCATGGCACAGGACGGCGTTGTAGCGCTCGGAGTAGTCTTGCACGGTGGAGAGGAACGGCAGACGTGCCAACTCGGCCAAGCGAGTGCCCTGTACAGCCGACCCAAAGCGGAGGGAGCAGAGTTCCCGGAAGCGCTCCCAGTGCGGCATGCCCTCGTCTTGTTCCAGGGCATAGTACCATGTCTGTGCAGCGCCCTTCATGTGATAGGACGTGAGCCAGGTGCGCTGTGAAGCCATCGTCTGCTGTCCTCGGAAGAATTGCTCACATTGGTTCAACCAATTGAGCGGGTCGACGGAGCCGTCATACATGGGGAACTCGAGTTTGTAGAACTTGGGAGCAGCCTGGGCGCCGAAGATTGCGGACTGATCCGCTGCTGTGGGTGCCCCGGGGAGGGAGGCGTCGACCCCCTGGAGAGGACCTGCGGCACTGCTGATGACGGCGCGGGCGCGACGGCTGCTTGGGTGACGGTAGTGGCGAAGACCGGAGGAGCGGCCGAGCCCATCGCCCATGATGGAATCGGGGACGGCGAGGCCGGCCAGCGAAGAAGATTGAGCGGCACCCCTGGGCCTGAGACCGGCATCCCGTAAGGGAAACTCGAGGGCGGAAGCAGCGGCTGGGAGGTCACAGCGGTAACCCCCGTGGACAGCGGCGGCGTCGAGAACGGCGGTGGGGAGGGCTGCTGGACGAGTCCCGCCCACGCCGCCTGCATGGACGCGATGTTGCGGTTGATGTCGATGATCGCAGACGCCAAGGACTCGAGCGTGAGCGGCGCAGCAGACAGCGACGAGCCTTCCGAGACCTCGGAGGCCGCAGATTGGAGTGGCGCGGTGGAGGTAGATGGTGGTGGTGGGAAGGAGGTCGGCTGAGATTGCAACATCGTTCCTGAGCAGTCTGATACCATGCTGATAGAATTACGGATCCTACCGCGTAGATCACGGAGTCTGTAGGGGTGAGAGGGAGGTGGAGCAGGCTGGGAACCTCGTTGCCGGCGGCTAGACGCCGTGGTGGAGGATGGGCGGCTGCGGCTGTAGCCCTAACCCTCGCGTAGCTACAGTAACGGCGGCACTATTCACGCGTGAACagtagaggcggctagggttaggaactcccggctcccaggggaagccggaaacaatagatTGTTTCTGCTTAATTATCCAAATGTCTTACAAGCCATATATATAGCTCTCACAAATAAGTGATATATCTAATAAATAGGCTAAATAATAGATAATATGGGCTGTTAGCCCCCTAATGCCGGCGCACAAGCTCAGCCACTAATGGGCCTCCGCCTGGTATATGTGACGCCGGTCATAACACTGTATCTATTGTAGGGCCAGCATGGCAGCATCCGTACCAGACATGGCTCACGAGTTCGCCTACAATTACAGGTCATGCCCTTGGTCAGTTGATGATCCACCTTTGCTTATAAGCTCGCAGGGCAAACTGATACGAATGCTGAAAGCAGAAGGGGATGGTAAATACAGTTGCCAAAACTACGGTATATTAACCTTTTTAACTTTGCAAGTTACAATCAGTATTGCTTATGAATGTTCAGTTCCTATCGA harbors:
- the LOC136536787 gene encoding lysine-rich arabinogalactan protein 19-like, with translation MLQSQPTSFPPPPSTSTAPLQSAASEVSEGSSLSAAPLTLESLASAIIDINRNIASMQAAWAGLVQQPSPPPFSTPPLSTGVTAVTSQPLLPPSSFPYGMPVSGPGVPLNLLRWPASPSPIPSWAMGSAAPPVFATTVTQAAVAPAPSSAVPQVLSRGSTPPSPGHPQQRISPQSSAPRLLPSSTNSSSPCMTAPSTRSIG